The DNA region CGTCGCCGTGTCGGCATGATCTTCCAGCATTTCAATCTGCTGTCGGCGAAGACGGTGTGGCAGAATGTGGCGCTGCCGCTCAAGGTGGCCGGCATCGAGCGCCGCGAGATCGACCGGCGCGTTGGCGAACTGCTCGACATGGTCGGGCTCGCCGAGAAGCGCGACGTCTATCCCGCGCGCCTGTCCGGCGGCCAAAAGCAGCGCGTCGGCATAGCTCGCGCCTTGGTGCATCGGCCGGAGGTTCTGCTGTGCGACGAGGCAACCTCGGCGCTCGACCCGGAAAGCACGCAGGCCATCCTTGGATTGTTGCAGGACATCAACCGCCGGCTGGGCCTGACCATCGTGCTGATCACCCACGAGATGGAGGTGATCCGCGAAATCTGCCATCGCGTGGTGGTTCTCGAAAGCGGTCGCGTCGTCGAACAGGGCGATGTCTGGAAGGTGTTCGGCGACCCGCAACACGAGGTGACACAGACCCTGCTCGGCACCGTGCAGCGTTCCATTCCGCCGGAGCTGCTCGAGCGGCTTGCGCCGCAACCGACCAACCCGGCGGATTCGCTGCTGCTCGACCTCCACTTCACCGGCTCGGAGGGGCGCGCCCCCGACATTGGACTGATCGCACAGGCGCTCGGCACGCGGACACAGCTCCTCTATGGCGGCATTGACCGCATCCAGGGCCGTGCGCAAGGGCATCTGATCGTTTCGGTCGACGCCCCCGACGCGCGCGAGGATATCGTGCGGCGCGCCCACCTGCTCGCCGACAAGGTAAGGGAGCTTGGCTTTGTCGCCGCTGGTCATTGACCGCCTGATCGCCGGCATCTTCGACACGCTGATGATGATCGGCGCTTCGGGGCTGATCACGCTTGCGCTCGGCCTGCCGCTGGCGCTGTTGCTGGTTGCCACCGGCAAGGATGGCATCTTCGAGCAGCGCATCGTCAACTCTGCGGTCGGAAGCGTGGTCAATGTCATCCGCTCGGTGCCGTTCCTGATTCTGATGGTGGCGCTGATTCCGTTCACGCGCCTTCTCGTCGGCACCAGCTATGGCGTGCTTGGGGCCATCGTGCCGCTGACCGTCGCCTCCGTACCATTCTTCGCCCGC from Blastochloris tepida includes:
- a CDS encoding methionine ABC transporter ATP-binding protein, whose protein sequence is MDALTFGVRPGEPGILEDSHIVVEGLTKRYPAAPEPALIDVSLAVRRGEIFGVIGRSGAGKSTLIRTLNRLENPTTGRVVIDGEDIGTLDAARLIGLRRRVGMIFQHFNLLSAKTVWQNVALPLKVAGIERREIDRRVGELLDMVGLAEKRDVYPARLSGGQKQRVGIARALVHRPEVLLCDEATSALDPESTQAILGLLQDINRRLGLTIVLITHEMEVIREICHRVVVLESGRVVEQGDVWKVFGDPQHEVTQTLLGTVQRSIPPELLERLAPQPTNPADSLLLDLHFTGSEGRAPDIGLIAQALGTRTQLLYGGIDRIQGRAQGHLIVSVDAPDAREDIVRRAHLLADKVRELGFVAAGH